Sequence from the Catenuloplanes indicus genome:
CGAAGAGCGCCTCCGCAGCCAGATCGTCAACTGTTGTCATCACCATGTCCCCGCTGCTAGCTCCATCTTCTTCCAACGTAGCACTGTTGTGATCTACCTAACTCCCAACTACGTACCGCATCGGCGGACAACGGGTACGTCGACCGGCTGTCTGATCCATCGCCCGAACGGTCATTTCCTGAAATAGCCCCAAAAAACCGGGCGACGCGGGAATTCCAGGCGGGGTTCGTTTTGTGGACAGGACTATGGCGTGATCACGGTGCGGGCGCCCTCGCCGCGACTCATCCGGGCGAACGCGGCGGGCGCGTCGTCCAGCGTGGCGTGGTGCGTGACAAGCGGCCGCAGGTCCAGCGAACCGTCCAGCACCGCGGCCGCGAGCCGGGGAATCTCCACGTCGAAGTCGGCCGTACCGTAGACGCAGCCGCGCAGCGTCCGGCCGGAGTGGAACAGCTCGAGCGCGGAGAGCTCCACGATGTCCGACCGTGCGCCCATGCCGACCACGACGACCCGGCCGCCCCGGCGCGCACCGCGGTACGCGGCCCGGATCGTCGCGGCCCGGCCCACGCACTCGACCACCACGTCCGCACCGCGCCCGCCGGTCAGCCCGCGCAGCGCCCGGCTCAGCGTGCCGTCCGAGACCAGAAAGTCCGTCGCACCGGCGGCCAGCGCCAGCTTCTCCTTCTCCGGGGACACGTCGACCGCCACGATCGGGCGGGCCCCGGCCGCGCGCGCGGCGCCGACCACGGACAGGCCGACGCCGCCCAGGCCGATCACCGCCACGGACTCGCCGGACCGGACGCCCGCGGTGTTGCGTATCGCGCCGAAGCCGGTCAGCACCGCGCAGCCGAGCAGCGCCGCGTCCGCGAACGACAGCTCGCCCGGTACCGGCACGGCGGCCCGCGCGGGGATGACCACGCGGGTGGCCAGCGCGCCCAGGCCCAGCGTGACGTGCAGCGGCGTGCCGTCCGGCAGCGCGCCGCGTGGCGTGGACGGGGCACCGGCGGTCTCGCACAGCCATGGCTCGCCGTGCGTGCAGTGCCAGCACGCCCGGCACGGCGGCGCCCAGTTCAGCACCACCCGGTCGCCGGCGCGCATGCGGTCGACGTCCGCCCCCACCGCGACCACGGTGCCGGCCGCCTCGTGGCCGAGGACCAGCGGGAACGACGGCGCGAGCGTGCCGTTGACCATGGACAGGTCGGAGTGGCAGACGCCGGCCGCGCCGATCTCCACCTCGATCTCGCCGTCGCCGGGCGGATCGAGGTGGAACTCCTCCACGGTCAGCTCGGCGCCGCGTGCGATCAGGCCGCGGGCCGCGATCACCGCTGGATGGCCTTGGTCTCGAGGAACTCGTGCAGGCCGTGCACGCCCAGCTCGCGGCCGAGGCCGGAGCGCTTGTAGCCGCCGAACGGCGCGACCGGGTTGAACCGGCCGCCGTTGATGTCGACCTGCCCGGTGCGCATCCGGCGGGCGACCCGCAGCGCACGCTCCTCGTCGCCGGACCAGACGCCGCCGGCCAGCCCGTACCGCGAGTTGTTCGCGATCGCGACCGCCTCGTCGTCGTCCGCGAACGGGATGATCGACAGCACCGGGCCGAAGATCTCCTCCTGGGCCACGGTGGCGTCCGGCGTCACGTCGGCCAGCACGGTCGGCGCCACGAAATGACCGCGCTCCGGGACGGTCGCGTCCAGGCCGCCGGTGGTGAGCCGGGCACCCTCGGCGAGCCCTTTCGCCACGTACCCCCGGACCCGGTTCTTCTGGCTCTGCGAACTGAGTGGGCCGAGCCGCGTACCCGCGGCGAAGGGGTCGCCCAGCGGGTACGCCGAGGCGGCGGCCGTGGCCAGCTCGACCGCGTCCGGGTAGAGCGAGCGGTGCACCAGCATGCGCGTCCAGGCGGTGCAGGTCTGACCGGAGTTGAGGAACGCGTTGCCGACGCCGACCTTGACCGCCTTCGTCAGGTCCGCGTCGGCGAGGATCACGTTGGCGGACTTGCCGCCCAGCTCCAGCGCCACCCGGGCGA
This genomic interval carries:
- a CDS encoding alcohol dehydrogenase catalytic domain-containing protein, yielding MIAARGLIARGAELTVEEFHLDPPGDGEIEVEIGAAGVCHSDLSMVNGTLAPSFPLVLGHEAAGTVVAVGADVDRMRAGDRVVLNWAPPCRACWHCTHGEPWLCETAGAPSTPRGALPDGTPLHVTLGLGALATRVVIPARAAVPVPGELSFADAALLGCAVLTGFGAIRNTAGVRSGESVAVIGLGGVGLSVVGAARAAGARPIVAVDVSPEKEKLALAAGATDFLVSDGTLSRALRGLTGGRGADVVVECVGRAATIRAAYRGARRGGRVVVVGMGARSDIVELSALELFHSGRTLRGCVYGTADFDVEIPRLAAAVLDGSLDLRPLVTHHATLDDAPAAFARMSRGEGARTVITP